TCAATCCCCTGGATTTACCGGCATTGCTGACGGGGGGAGATCTGACCCATGCCACGGCTTTGGTGGTGCGTCCCGATGGGTCCGTGAGCCTAACCAGTGGTGAGCCGGGGTTAATCCTGGGGGCGGGGGATGTGGCCATGGCGGGATCGGCGACGGTGGATCAGGAAACCCTGGGGGATGGGGGCCAGATCCAGGTAATGGGAGAGAATCATCTAGAATTTCTGGGATCAGTCAGTGCCCGTGGGGGAGATCTCGGAGGCGATGGCGGACTGATCGATCTGTCGGGGAAAGAAACCCTGAATTTGGTGGGGGATTGGTTTAATCGGGTGGATTTGGCAGCACCCCAGGGCATTGCCGGAACCCTCTTGTTTGATCCCAACGATATTACGATTCAGGCGGGTCTTGTGGCCGCTGTGGCGGGCAGTCCCACCAATGCCAACACCTTAGGGGCGGCTGATATTTCCAGTTTCTTGAATAGTACCGGTTCGTTGGTCATTGCCACCACGGGAAGGGGGGGCAGTGGGGACATTACGTTGAACCCTGGGGCGGCCATTAGTTGGACGAGCGCCAATGGCTTGACGTTGAATGCCGATCGTCGCATCGTCATGACCAATGCCAGTATTACCAGCACCAATGCCAGTATTACCAGCACCAATGCCAGTATTACGCTCAATGCTCAAAATACAGGGGGCGGATCGGCTCTCTCTTTGTCGGGATATGATGGAGCGATCGATCTGCGTAGCTCCCAAATCAGCACTACCAGCGGGGCGATCGTCCTTAATGCCAATGTTGACAAAAGCATTACTGGGGATTTTGTTGGTATAGTGCTGGGTCAAAGCGGTACTCCCACCACTATTACCAGTGATAGTGGCGCAATCACCATTACGGGCCGTGGTGGTGATGTGGGCGGGGATAATGATGGTGTTTTAGTCTGGCAAGGGGAGATTCGCTCAGCCACCGGTGACATCACTCTGATCGGTACTGGGGGTACTGGGGGCCTCGGAGAAGGAGTGAATCTCTACCAATCGACGGTTAAATCCACTGGTACTGGCTCTAACGCGGCTAATATTCTCATCCAAGGCACGGACGGTCCTTCCGCCTTGTCGGTTGCCTATCAAGCGGCGGGGTCTGGTCTCAGCAGCCTTACCTCGATCGATGGGGATATTGAGATTCAAGGGACTGCTATCGATTCCACCAGTTTCGGCACTCTGATCGCTGGAGTAATAAGCATTACGGGATCCGGGCAGTTGACGATCGACCAAGCAGGGGTTGCAGATATTCAAATCTCGAGTGATATTACCGCCACCAGTGGAACCATTAATCTTCAAGCCGATCGCTCCATCACCCTCAACTCCGGCTCTAGCATTACCAGCACCAGCGGCAACATTACCCTGAATGCCAACACTGCGGGCACAGTGACGGGTAACTTTGCTGGCATTCTGCTGAATGGGAGCAGTCTCACAAGTACTACCGGAGCGATCGCTATCACGGGGACAGGGGCAAAGGGTCCCGGCAACTTGAATGCGGGCCTTCATCTGGTCAATACCACGGTGCAATCCATCGGTAATAGTGCTACTAAGGCTGGGACTGTCACCCTCACCGGTAGGGGTGGCTCTGGTGGGACAAGCCGCCTCTATGGCATTGAACTGGAAGGGGATGCTACGGAAATCAGTTCCTACACTGGCGATATTGTCCTCACGGGCATCGGGGGGGCGGGCACCGGCACCGATAATACTGGCATTAACCTACGGGACGGCTCAGAAATCAAATCCTTGGGAACTGGGGCTACTAATGCGGCGACCATAACCCTCTTCGGTACAGCAGGGACAGGGAGTCTCTATAACGATGGGGTGCGGATTCAAAATACCAATGGTATCGCCACCCCTGTATTGGGAATCAGTTCCATTGATGGTGCCATTAATGTCACGGGTAACGCATCGGGATCAGGGGATTCGACGGGAATTGTGTTAGCTCAGGGTGCGCTGATCAAATCCACTAATCGGGCTCCCATTAAGTTGATCGGTTTGGGGGGCACTGGTGCAAATAATGGACAACGTGGTGTGTTCGGCGGTGGTAATGCGGCGATCCGATCGGTGCATGGAGATATTGACATTACTGGAACTGCCCAAGGTTCTGGATCGGGACAGGATGGGGTGTACTTGTCTATGCCGGAAGGGATTCAGGTAACGGGAACGGGCAACATTACGATCGTGGGGCAAGGTTCTACCCTGGGCAGTGGTGTGGGAATCCTTGTATCGGGTACACCTATTTCGACAAATACAGGCGCGATCGACCTTACGGGAACAACGGGAACGATCGGTTCCCAGCAGTATGGGATTTACCAAAATAACGGCTCTCAAGTTACCTCCACATCGGGATCGATCGCTTATCTCGGTACTGCCTTAAGTGGATCAGGGGATAATGATGGAATCCGAGTAGAAGGAGTCGGAACACTCATTCGTTCCGGTGGCAATATTAACCTTACGGGAATCAGTCAGGCAACAGTAGGAGACTTTAATGATGGTATTTTGCTCCACCTCACTGCAGCGATCGAAACCACGGGTAGCGGATCTATTACCCTAGATGGCAGTTCTACTGGAGTGGGTGGAGCCGATCGCAGTATCGTCACCACTGGTGGTGGTACGGCTATTCGGGCAGTTAGTGGCGATATTAGCCTAATCGGTCGGGGAACTGGGGCAGGAGTGACGGGCATCTTCATGGATGGCACGACCCTGGGCGGTGCAACCGCAACTGGGGATATTAGTCTAGTGGCAGATACCCGGAATTTAGCGTCTACCATTCCCCAAAGTACCGGTAAATTAACGATCGCCCCCTACACTCGTGGCACTGACTTTACGCCGAATTTTGGCACTATTCCCACTGGTTTCAGCAGCTTCACCATCGGCAGTGCCACCACCGGCACCGTTAACCTCACCAGTTCCGTCACCCTAGGAGTCCCGACTACCATCCTGGGAACGACGATCGCCCTGGCCAATGGCGTAGCCCTCAACACTGGCACCAACGATCTCACCCTCAACGCTAGCCAAAACATTCTCCTCAACCCCGGATCTAGCCTCACTGCCTCTAGCCTCAATCTCACCGCTGGCACGGGCATAGGAACCTCTGCCGCTCCCCTTCAGGTTTCCACTACTAACCTGACGGTCAAAAATACGGGCACGGGGGATCTCAGCCTGATCAATACCTCCTCCAACGCCACTACCCTCAACCAATTCACCGCTGCCGCCGGGAACCTGTTCTTTAGCCAAACCGGGGGCGGTGACCTGACAGTGGGTAACGTGGGCACGGGCAACGGCACCCTGGCCCTGACCAACACCAGCGGCGCGTTAACCCTAACTCAGCCCGTCACCCTAACGGGAGCCACCACCTTGGCAGGCACTAGCCTGACCCTGGGGGGAGCCATCAGCGGCAATCAGGATTTGGTTCTCAATAGCAGTGGCACGACGACCCTCAATGGGGCGATCGCGGTGGCCAGCCTCACCACCGATGCGGGGGGAACCACCCAAGTGGGGGCTAATATTACCACCAGCGGCGATATGAGCCTCGGTGATGCCACCACCCTCGACACAAGCGGGGGATCCGTCCTCCTCAGTGGGGAAGACGGGATCACCGTTGGCAGCGTGGTTACCCTGGGCCAGCCCTTGACCCTAACCAGTGCTCAAGGCTTCATTCAAACGGGCACGATCGACACCAGTAGCCCCATCGGAGCCACCACCGGCAACCTCAATCTCAGCGCTGCCACCAGCCTCAACACCCAGGCCATCACCAGCAGCGGATCCGTCACCTTGGCCGGTGGCACGGGGGTCACGGTGCCCAGCATCACGGCCCTGGGTCAGCAGGTCACCATCAGTAGCCCCGGATCGATCGTCCTCACCAGCCTCAACACCACCGGAGCCACCACCGGCACCACCACCCTCAAAGCCGGGGGTGCCATCAGTGTCGGTAATCTCCTCAGTGGGGGCAGTGTTCTCTTGGCCAGTAATGGGGCGATTAACTTGGGTACGGTCAGCAGCAGTGGCCAGTCCCTGAGTCTGCGCAGTAACCAGAGCAGTATTAGCGCCAGTGTGGTCAATACCACCGGATCCCCTGGGGGCAGCGTGGGGATCACCGCCGCTGGGGGTGTCAGTCTGGGTAGCCTCCTCAGTGGCGGCAGTGTCTCTGTGGTGGGGAACCAAGGTGTTGGCATCAGCAGCCTCACGGCCTTGGGTCAATCCGTGGCTCTGACCAGTGGGGGGGGTTCCATTAGTGTGGGTGCGGTCAATAACCAAGGCTCCACAGCCACGGCCCTAGCCTTCCAGGCGGCGGGAACCTTGACCACGGGTAACGTCCTCACCAGTGGCCGGGTGGACTTTGGAGCCGGAGGTGACCTGGTGGTGGGCGACATCACCGCCCCTAGCCAGCCCTTGAACTTGACCAGTAATAACGGCCAGATTATCGCCGGTAACCTCAGTACCCGCAGCACCACTGGGGGAGCCATTTTCGTCAATGCCTACAGCGCCATCACCACCCAAGGCATTGATGCCAGCGGCACCGTGGGCAATGGTGGCAATGTGACCCTGGATCCCATTGGGGATGTGCAGGTGGCCTTTATTAATGCCCAGGGGGGAGCGGCGGGGGTCGGGGGAGCGGTGGACATTACGGCGGGTCGGTTCTTCCGGGCGACGGGCACCTTTGTGGACAATAGTGGCGCGATCGCCAGTATTTCCACCTTGGGGAGCCTGGGGTCTGGGGGCATTATCCTCAACCATGGCGGGGGCACCACCACCACCTTCACCATCGGCAATGCCAGTCTGAACGGGACGGCGGGCATCCTCAATAGTGGCTTCAGTCGCCTCAATGTTGGGGAGTTCTACTTAGGGCGATACAGCGACAGTAATGTGAGTTTAGTGACGGAGGGGGTGCCCTTAGGGTCTCTCTCTGCGTTTTGCCTCACCAGTTGCACGAATCTACAGGGATTTAATTTTTATGATCTGATTTCGTCCCTCGATCGCTGGAATGACACCATTTTAGCGGGTTCTGGTTCAGCAGTTGGTTCCACTAGCGGGACAACAGGTTCTGGCGCTGTCACAGGTTCCAGCAGCAGTACAACTGCTGGTTCCAGCAGCGGGACAACGGGTTCTGGTTCAACAGTTGGTTCCACTAGCGGGACAACGGGTTCTGGCGCTGTCACAGGTTCCAGCAGCAGTACAACTGCTGGTTCCACTAGCGGGACAACGGGTTCTGGTTCAGTCGTTGGTTCCAGCAGCGGGACAACGGGTTCTGGTTCAGCAGTTGGTTCCACTAGCGGGACAACGGGTTCTGGCGCTGTCACAGGTTCCAGCAGCAGTACAACTGCTGGTTCCACCAGCGGGACAACGGGTTCTGGTTCAACAGTTGGTTCCACTAGCGGGACAACGGGTTCTGGCGCTGTCACAGGTTCCAACAGCAGTACAACTGCTGGTTCCAGCAGCGGGACAACGGGTTCTGGTTCAACAGTTGGTTCCACTAGCGGGACAACGGGTTCTGGTGCTGTCACAGGTTCTAGCAGCAGTACAACTGCTGGTTCCACTAGCGGGACAACGGGTTCTGGTTCAGTAGTTGGTTCCACCAGCGGGACAACGGGTTCTGGCGCTGTCACAGGTTCCAGCAGCAGTACAACTGCTGGTTCCAGCAGCGGGACAGCGGGTTCTGGTTCAGCAGTTGGTTCCACTAGCGGGACAACAGGTTCTGGCGCTGTCACAGGTTCCAGCAGCAGTACAACTGCTGGTTCCAGCAGCGGGACAACAGGTTCTGGTTCAGTCGTTGGTTCCACCAGCGGGACAACAGGTTCTGGCGCTGTCACAGGTTCCAGCAGCAGTACAACTGCTGGTTCCAGCAGCGGGACAGCGGGTTCTGGTTCAGCAGTTGGTTCCACTAGCGGGACAACAGGTTCTGGCGCTGTCACAGGTTCCAGCAGCAGTACAACTGCTGGTTCCAGCAGCGGGACAACGGGTTCTGGTTCAACAGTTGGTTCCACTAGCGGGACAACGGGTTCTGGCGCTGTCACAGGTTCCAGCAGCAGTACAATTGCTGGTTCCACTAGCGGGACAACGGGTTCTGGTTCAGTCGTTGGTTCCAGCAGCGGGACAACGGGTTCTGGTTCAGCAGTTGGTTCCACTAGCGGGACAACGGGTTCTGGCGCTGTCACAGGTTCCAGCAGCAGTACAACTGCTGGTTCCAGCAGCGGGACAACAGGTTCTGGTTCAGTCGTTGGTTCCACCAGCGGGACAACAGGTTCTGGTTCAGTAGTTGGTTCCACCAGCGGGACAACAGGTTCTGGCGCTGTCACAGGTTCCAGCAGCAGTACAACTGCTGGTTCCAGCAGCGGGACAACGGGTTCTGGTTCAACAGTTGGTTCCACAAGCGGGACAACGGGTTCTGGCGCTGTCACAGGTTCCAGCAGCAGTACAACTGCTGGTTCCACTAGCGGAACAACTACAGGTTCCAATGGCGGGACAGCGGGTTCTGGAGACAGCGCAGGGTCTACGGCTGGATCTGGAACTGGGACAGCAGGTACCAGCAGTACCGTAGCCAGTGCCGACGTAGGCAGTGAGGCCACTGCAACTTCCATGGGTTCTGGTACTAAGGTCGCGATCGCCGTCGGTATAGCCGCAGCAGTCGTTGGCGCGGGAGCTGCCGTGGCCACTGGAGCCGCTGCCGCCGCTGCCGCTGCCGTAGGTGCCGCCGCCAGTAGTGCCGCCGGTGCCGCCGCCGGTGCCGCCAGTAGCATCAGCCAAGGATTAGCCAGCGCTAGCCAAACGATCGCCTCCGGGGTTCAAAGTCTATTCGCTGGGGGACAGGGTGCCGCCGGTGCTGGGTCAGCCCAAGCCGGAGGGAGTCAAGCTGCTGCTGCCGCCAGTCAAGCCGCTGCTGCCGGAACCAGTGCAGCGGGTGCTGGTCAAGCTGCCGCTACCAGTGTCGCCCCCTCAGCCACCGCAGCAAGTCAGGCGGCTAGTGCCAGCCAATCCGCCACCAGTGCAACCCAAGCCACCGCAGCCCAGGCCAGTAGCGCAGGGCAAACAGGGTCAGGGCAAAGCGCAGGGCAAGGGACGAGTAGCCAGTCCGGCAATAGCGGTGATGCCAGTAATGCCAATCAACAAAGCCAACAGCAAAATCAACAGCAAACGCAGCAACAACAGCCCACTAAAATGGACATTTCCGTTGCCGCCGAGATGGACATGGGGGCGATGGAATTCAGCCTCGATCGCGCTGGTGCCGAAAGCCTGACCCTGCTGGATGTGGTGCTGAACGACAAACCAGACTTTAGCCAACTCGCCCAGGTAGCAACCACCGTCGTTACCCTGGCAGGTAGCCTAGACAACCCGATCGCCAGCCCTGAAACCGCTGCCGCCGACACCCCACCCCCCGGCATGACCCTCGGCGGCTTCTTCAACCTCAAAGAACGCTTTGGACTCAACAAAACAGACGAAGGAACAGAGACCAACAGCGAGGAAACTGGGGATCAAGAAGACGGGGATCAAGAGGACAATCTGGTGGTGGCTCAACTGAAGGAACAGTTGAAAAACCAGTTGGCTGAGCAGACCGCAGGCATTCCCCCCATGCTGATGGACTCGGTTCTGATGGGGATTATTGAGAAAATTAGCGAAACCTTGGATCAGGTGTCCATTGCCCGCGATCTCCTGGCAAAAGTCTGGAGCGATTGCCAAGAACTGAAGGACTACCGCGATCGTGCCCTCAATGATCCCGAAACCCTGCTGGTTATTCCCCTTGTGGATCACCAACTGGCCCTGGATCACACCTCCACGATCGAACCCCAAATCAAAAAGAAATCCGTCGGATCCTTTGAAATTCCCATGAATTTCAGCATTCAGCTCAACCGCACCTTAGTGGAGATTCAATATGGCCGTATTAAACGCATCCATGTCAATGCATCCCTAGGGATGGGGAGCCTATCCTTGGGCGAAACACCTCTGATGGAAATTCCAGAAATGGCCGTGGAATTGGGCACCATTGACCTGGGAGAAGGGATTCCCATTGGTTAAGATGCCTTCGGGTTAAGATGCCTTCGGGGAAGTCTCTGCTGATTTCCCCATGGCCAAGCCATCAATGAGCCAAGTTTTCTCCACCCGCACCAGATCCAACGTCAAATCAATCATTTGACCGGTTTGCAGTTCCACCGTTAGATCCAAGGGACAGCGGC
This region of Prochlorothrix hollandica PCC 9006 = CALU 1027 genomic DNA includes:
- a CDS encoding filamentous hemagglutinin N-terminal domain-containing protein, giving the protein MTRISSTDHQYLIPHCLLPFFQVSACVTLVTGLGLMAIPLAQAQPIVPAIDGTQTQVNVTGDRWDISGGTQSGQNLFHSFESFGLNSNQVANFIGSPDLANILGRVSGGQASFIDGLMQVSNSNANLYLMNPAGLVLGPNASLDLGGSFTATTATAIGFENGWFNASGSANYDLLVGSPNRFAFTESLGGAIVNEGNLAVDPGQSLTLLGGTVVNTGNLSAPGGVIQVRAVPGETMVRLEQAGMVLALDLEPLPQDGDLVATGINPLDLPALLTGGDLTHATALVVRPDGSVSLTSGEPGLILGAGDVAMAGSATVDQETLGDGGQIQVMGENHLEFLGSVSARGGDLGGDGGLIDLSGKETLNLVGDWFNRVDLAAPQGIAGTLLFDPNDITIQAGLVAAVAGSPTNANTLGAADISSFLNSTGSLVIATTGRGGSGDITLNPGAAISWTSANGLTLNADRRIVMTNASITSTNASITSTNASITLNAQNTGGGSALSLSGYDGAIDLRSSQISTTSGAIVLNANVDKSITGDFVGIVLGQSGTPTTITSDSGAITITGRGGDVGGDNDGVLVWQGEIRSATGDITLIGTGGTGGLGEGVNLYQSTVKSTGTGSNAANILIQGTDGPSALSVAYQAAGSGLSSLTSIDGDIEIQGTAIDSTSFGTLIAGVISITGSGQLTIDQAGVADIQISSDITATSGTINLQADRSITLNSGSSITSTSGNITLNANTAGTVTGNFAGILLNGSSLTSTTGAIAITGTGAKGPGNLNAGLHLVNTTVQSIGNSATKAGTVTLTGRGGSGGTSRLYGIELEGDATEISSYTGDIVLTGIGGAGTGTDNTGINLRDGSEIKSLGTGATNAATITLFGTAGTGSLYNDGVRIQNTNGIATPVLGISSIDGAINVTGNASGSGDSTGIVLAQGALIKSTNRAPIKLIGLGGTGANNGQRGVFGGGNAAIRSVHGDIDITGTAQGSGSGQDGVYLSMPEGIQVTGTGNITIVGQGSTLGSGVGILVSGTPISTNTGAIDLTGTTGTIGSQQYGIYQNNGSQVTSTSGSIAYLGTALSGSGDNDGIRVEGVGTLIRSGGNINLTGISQATVGDFNDGILLHLTAAIETTGSGSITLDGSSTGVGGADRSIVTTGGGTAIRAVSGDISLIGRGTGAGVTGIFMDGTTLGGATATGDISLVADTRNLASTIPQSTGKLTIAPYTRGTDFTPNFGTIPTGFSSFTIGSATTGTVNLTSSVTLGVPTTILGTTIALANGVALNTGTNDLTLNASQNILLNPGSSLTASSLNLTAGTGIGTSAAPLQVSTTNLTVKNTGTGDLSLINTSSNATTLNQFTAAAGNLFFSQTGGGDLTVGNVGTGNGTLALTNTSGALTLTQPVTLTGATTLAGTSLTLGGAISGNQDLVLNSSGTTTLNGAIAVASLTTDAGGTTQVGANITTSGDMSLGDATTLDTSGGSVLLSGEDGITVGSVVTLGQPLTLTSAQGFIQTGTIDTSSPIGATTGNLNLSAATSLNTQAITSSGSVTLAGGTGVTVPSITALGQQVTISSPGSIVLTSLNTTGATTGTTTLKAGGAISVGNLLSGGSVLLASNGAINLGTVSSSGQSLSLRSNQSSISASVVNTTGSPGGSVGITAAGGVSLGSLLSGGSVSVVGNQGVGISSLTALGQSVALTSGGGSISVGAVNNQGSTATALAFQAAGTLTTGNVLTSGRVDFGAGGDLVVGDITAPSQPLNLTSNNGQIIAGNLSTRSTTGGAIFVNAYSAITTQGIDASGTVGNGGNVTLDPIGDVQVAFINAQGGAAGVGGAVDITAGRFFRATGTFVDNSGAIASISTLGSLGSGGIILNHGGGTTTTFTIGNASLNGTAGILNSGFSRLNVGEFYLGRYSDSNVSLVTEGVPLGSLSAFCLTSCTNLQGFNFYDLISSLDRWNDTILAGSGSAVGSTSGTTGSGAVTGSSSSTTAGSSSGTTGSGSTVGSTSGTTGSGAVTGSSSSTTAGSTSGTTGSGSVVGSSSGTTGSGSAVGSTSGTTGSGAVTGSSSSTTAGSTSGTTGSGSTVGSTSGTTGSGAVTGSNSSTTAGSSSGTTGSGSTVGSTSGTTGSGAVTGSSSSTTAGSTSGTTGSGSVVGSTSGTTGSGAVTGSSSSTTAGSSSGTAGSGSAVGSTSGTTGSGAVTGSSSSTTAGSSSGTTGSGSVVGSTSGTTGSGAVTGSSSSTTAGSSSGTAGSGSAVGSTSGTTGSGAVTGSSSSTTAGSSSGTTGSGSTVGSTSGTTGSGAVTGSSSSTIAGSTSGTTGSGSVVGSSSGTTGSGSAVGSTSGTTGSGAVTGSSSSTTAGSSSGTTGSGSVVGSTSGTTGSGSVVGSTSGTTGSGAVTGSSSSTTAGSSSGTTGSGSTVGSTSGTTGSGAVTGSSSSTTAGSTSGTTTGSNGGTAGSGDSAGSTAGSGTGTAGTSSTVASADVGSEATATSMGSGTKVAIAVGIAAAVVGAGAAVATGAAAAAAAAVGAAASSAAGAAAGAASSISQGLASASQTIASGVQSLFAGGQGAAGAGSAQAGGSQAAAAASQAAAAGTSAAGAGQAAATSVAPSATAASQAASASQSATSATQATAAQASSAGQTGSGQSAGQGTSSQSGNSGDASNANQQSQQQNQQQTQQQQPTKMDISVAAEMDMGAMEFSLDRAGAESLTLLDVVLNDKPDFSQLAQVATTVVTLAGSLDNPIASPETAAADTPPPGMTLGGFFNLKERFGLNKTDEGTETNSEETGDQEDGDQEDNLVVAQLKEQLKNQLAEQTAGIPPMLMDSVLMGIIEKISETLDQVSIARDLLAKVWSDCQELKDYRDRALNDPETLLVIPLVDHQLALDHTSTIEPQIKKKSVGSFEIPMNFSIQLNRTLVEIQYGRIKRIHVNASLGMGSLSLGETPLMEIPEMAVELGTIDLGEGIPIG